In Phyllostomus discolor isolate MPI-MPIP mPhyDis1 chromosome 2, mPhyDis1.pri.v3, whole genome shotgun sequence, the following are encoded in one genomic region:
- the LOC114490924 gene encoding ubiquitin-conjugating enzyme E2 L3-like encodes MAASRRLMKELEEIRRSGIKNFQNIQVDDANLLTWQGLIVPDNPPYDKGAFKIEINFPAEYPFKPPKIIFKTKIYHPNIDEKGQVCLPVISAENWKPATKTDQVIQDLIALVNDPQPEHPLRADLAEEYSKDHKKFCKNAKAFTKKYGEKRPVD; translated from the coding sequence atggcagccagCAGGCGGCTGATGAAGGAGTTGGAAGAAATCCGCAGAAGTGGAATTAAAAACTTCCAAAACATCCAGGTTGATGACGCTAATTTATTGACTTGGCAAGGGCTTATTGTCCCTGACAACCCTCCATATGATAAGGGGGCCTTCAAAATTGAAATCAACTTTCCAGCCGAGTATCCATTCAAACCGCCGAAGATCATATTTAAAACGAAGATTTATCACCCCAACATCGATGAAAAAGGGCAGGTCTGTCTGCCAGTAATTAGTGCTGAAAACTGGAAGCCAGCAACCAAAACCGACCAAGTGATCCAGGACCTCATAGCACTGGTGAACGACCCTCAGCCCGAGCACCCACTTCGGGCAGACCTAGCTGAAGAATACTCCAAAGATCACAAGAAATTCTGTAAGAACGCTAAGGCATTTACAAAGAAATACGGGGAAAAGCGGCCTGTGGACTAA